CGCAGAGTACCCCGTGCCTGTCTTATACGCCCGTATCCGGTAGGAGTAATCTGTCTCAGGCGTAAGAGAGCCGTTTGCGTAGCTCGTTGTGTTTGCGGCCCGCACGGTTATGACTGCCCAGCCTGAGCCATCACACTCCCCTGCCTTCCGCTCAATACTGAAACTCGTCTCATCCGAGTTGTCTGTCCAGCCAAGGTTTATTTGTGTAGCAGAGACCGCCGTGGCCGTAAGCCCTGTTGGCGTTGCCAGTAATGTCGTAGCAGTGGCACAGTTGGAATATGCAGAGTACCCCGTCCCGGTATTGTACGCCCGTATGCGGTAGGAATACTGCGTGCCAACGCTCAGCGAGCCGTTTGCGTAACTCTCCGTATTGGCAGCCGGTGCATTTATCACTGTCCAGCCGGCTCCGTCGCATGCCCCAGCCTTCCGCTCAAGGCTGAATGCCGTTTCATCGGAATTGTCCGTCCACGATACATTTATCTGTGTTGACGATACCGTTACAGCCGTAAGCCCGGACGGGGCTTCAGGAGGAATTACCAGCGTTGTAGCAGTAGCACAGTTGGAGTAAGCAGAGTACCCCGTGCCTGTCTTATACGCCCGTATCCGGTAGGAATACTCCGTTTCAGATGCAAGAGAGCCGTTTGCATAGCTCGTTGCATTGACAGCCGGTGCATTTATCACTGCCCAGCCAGAGTCACCACATTCCCCAGCCTTACGCTCAAGGCTGTAGGCCGTCTCCTCCGAGGTATCGTTCCAGGACACGGTTATCTGCGACGCTGATACTGCTGTGGCCGTAAGCCCGGTCGGGGCTGATATGGACGTTGCAGCATTAGCGCAGTTCGAGTAGGCCGAGTAACCTATACCTGTTTTGTAAGCCCGTATCCGGTAGGAATATTGGCTGCCGGTCGAAAGCGAGCCGTTTGCATAACTCGTAGCATTGGCAGCGGGCGCGGTAATTTGAGCCCAGCCTGCACCGCCACATGTCCCTGCCTTGCGCTCAAGGCTGTAACTGGTCTCCCCGGAGGTATCATTCCAGGACACGGTTATCTGCGTTGAAGAGACAGCCGTCGCCGCCAGGCCAGTCGGGGTTTGCGGCAGTGTAGCTGCCGTTGCACAGTTAGAGTATGCAGAGTAGCCTGCACCTGACTTATATGCCCGTATCCGGTAGGAATACTGTGTGCCTGTTGGAAGTGATCCGTTTGCATAGCTGGTTGCGCCTGCAGCCGGTGCGTTTATCACTGCCCAGCCTGAGCCGTCACATGCCCCTGCCTTCCGCTCAAGGCTGAAGGCCGTTTCATCAGAGTTGTCTGTCCATGATACA
The sequence above is drawn from the Nitrospirota bacterium genome and encodes:
- a CDS encoding fibronectin type III domain-containing protein; its protein translation is DFGTTNNTCSGGIAPTASCTVDVTMSPLTSGAKSATSLRISSDDPELPILDAALSGSSVSAAPSGLTATAVSSSQITVSWTDNSDETAFSLERKAGACDGSGWAVINAPAAGATSYANGSLPTGTQYSYRIRAYKSGAGYSAYSNCATAATLPQTPTGLAATAVSSTQITVSWNDTSGETSYSLERKAGTCGGAGWAQITAPAANATSYANGSLSTGSQYSYRIRAYKTGIGYSAYSNCANAATSISAPTGLTATAVSASQITVSWNDTSEETAYSLERKAGECGDSGWAVINAPAVNATSYANGSLASETEYSYRIRAYKTGTGYSAYSNCATATTLVIPPEAPSGLTAVTVSSTQINVSWTDNSDETAFSLERKAGACDGAGWTVINAPAANTESYANGSLSVGTQYSYRIRAYNTGTGYSAYSNCATATTLLATPTGLTATAVSATQINLGWTDNSDETSFSIERKAGECDGSGWAVITVRAANTTSYANGSLTPETDYSYRIRAYKTGTGYSAYSNCATAITP